GCCATCGGCCATGGCGATCGGCACATCAGTCATAATCCTCATGCCGTCCTCGATAGTGATTTTGGGCCAGGTGTCGGTGATTTGAGAATCGTGCATGATGTTCCCATTGGACCGAGGCTAGGGCACCGGAACGCTATTGGAGTAGCGTTCCGGCAGGTTCGTTTGTTACTGGCTGATGCCCCAGCTCTTCAGGTAAATCGCCTTGAGATCGATTATCGAAGCTGGCGGTGCATAGTCTTGCCCGGCAGGCGATAGATTGTGATTGGCGTCGATCACTCGGAATCCAACCCCTTGTGGCACTTGCGGTTGGTTGTTGAGCTTCCGGTTGATTGCGTCCAACGCGCCCCAAGCCATCCACTCGGCACTTTGCCCGGCCACGGCGGTCAGGCCGGCCTTTTCGCGGATCAGTTGCTGTGCGGCGGCATAGCCCTCCCCGCCCATGACGGTCATGCTACCCTGCCGCCCGGCATCTACGATCAGCTTGGACAGGCCGAACGAGGTAGCAACGGCGTCATAGGTCAGCAGGACGGCATTGGCGTCGGGGTATTTTGTCAGCAGGGTCGAGAATTTCTGGTTCAACACCCCATTCGGACCGGCATCTGCTGGACCCCATTCGACGGTGCCCAGGATCTTGCAGTCGGTACACTTGGCCAAGGCGGCGTCCTGCCCCGCGGCCTGATAGTCACCCTGAGCGCCGCCTGTATAAACATCGCGCAGGATCCTTGCATGGCCTTGGGTCACATCGATCAGATAGGATGCCTGTGTGTAGCCCCACATGTAGAAGAAGTCGGCTGCTGTCACGAAATCCTTGTTGAACTGCATGTTGACATACATGCCCTCGGCAGCGGCCCCACCGTTCTTGGGATCATTGCAGTCGTCGGACTGAATGTTGATGACAGGAATCCCGGCCGCTTTCGCCTCTTTCAACGGTTGCAAGATCTGCGGACACGGGATGCCGTGAACGACGATTGCGTCCGGCACGGCAGCGATGGCTTGGCGCATCCCCGAGTTCAGGCCGTCGTTGATGCCGAAATTGCCGTCGATGATCTTGTATTTCCATCCGATCTGGGATGCGATCTTTTCCATCGCCAAGGCAGGGCCTGCGCAGCCGACCGAAAGTTGACCGCATGAAAGGAAGATAATGCTTTTGCCGGCCGCCATCTTGGGGCCGGTTGCAGGCGGCGCATATTCGCTGGAGGCATAAAGCTGTTCCAGCGTAGAAATTCCCGGCGCATAATCTTTGGTCGGGTCGGCTTCGCCTGCGTGCGCAAACGACGCGACCGTAGCCAGTACGGCGGCAAGGACAGCCGTCCCGGCATAGTTGCTGAACTTCATTTTCTTACTCCTCCGTTGTTTTTTGTTTGGTTGACCTGATCCGTTCTTCCCAGAAGCAGTGGCAGCCCTCGTTTTCTAAGGCCCGTCGCGTTGCGTTAACCGCGCGGCGGCTCCGGCTTCACGGCCTCGGGCAATCAAGGTGGAAAGGGCCACGGCCACGATCAGCGACGTGCCGTTGAACACTGGCTGCACCCAGACATCAGCGCCCAACAGCGTCAGGCCGCTGACGCTGGTCGCGACAAAGAAAATACCGATCACGGTACCCCATACATTGTATTTGCCTGGTTTGATCATGGTGGCGCCGAGAAACACTGCCGTCAGCGCCGGAAACATGAAGGCCGAACCAACGGTCGGATCACCCGCTCCACCGCGCGAAGTCTGCAGAGCTCCCGCCGCACCGGCCAGCAGGCCGGAAATCATGAAGCTGATCCAGATCGACCTGGTGGTCGAAATTCCAACCAGTCGCGCCGCACTTTCGTTCGAGCCGATCGCCTCAAGCTTGCGACCGAAAGGCAGTTGCGTCAGCACATACCAGACGATCAGTGTGATCACGATGAGGATGATGAACGGGCGCGGTACGCCAAAGGTCGACATCGAACTCCATTGCCCGAAAGACGACGGGATACCTTTGGTGATCAGCCGCCCACCCG
This is a stretch of genomic DNA from Rhizobiaceae bacterium. It encodes these proteins:
- a CDS encoding substrate-binding domain-containing protein; amino-acid sequence: MKFSNYAGTAVLAAVLATVASFAHAGEADPTKDYAPGISTLEQLYASSEYAPPATGPKMAAGKSIIFLSCGQLSVGCAGPALAMEKIASQIGWKYKIIDGNFGINDGLNSGMRQAIAAVPDAIVVHGIPCPQILQPLKEAKAAGIPVINIQSDDCNDPKNGGAAAEGMYVNMQFNKDFVTAADFFYMWGYTQASYLIDVTQGHARILRDVYTGGAQGDYQAAGQDAALAKCTDCKILGTVEWGPADAGPNGVLNQKFSTLLTKYPDANAVLLTYDAVATSFGLSKLIVDAGRQGSMTVMGGEGYAAAQQLIREKAGLTAVAGQSAEWMAWGALDAINRKLNNQPQVPQGVGFRVIDANHNLSPAGQDYAPPASIIDLKAIYLKSWGISQ
- a CDS encoding ABC transporter permease, translating into MTETIIMAKPNTERTKSKKMVTTGAHGKTLRWLEQFGLPLLLVLLIILFSANDISGPAFRSAANIRNLLGNQSVTALVALAMVVPLVAGYFDLSVSAVAGLANIIVATAMSAFDLPIWAALLAGLAAGGIVGFLNGCLVAKVRLNGFVVTLGTYSVLLGAITWYTGGRLITKGIPSSFGQWSSMSTFGVPRPFIILIVITLIVWYVLTQLPFGRKLEAIGSNESAARLVGISTTRSIWISFMISGLLAGAAGALQTSRGGAGDPTVGSAFMFPALTAVFLGATMIKPGKYNVWGTVIGIFFVATSVSGLTLLGADVWVQPVFNGTSLIVAVALSTLIARGREAGAAARLTQRDGP